The Methyloferula stellata AR4 genome includes a window with the following:
- a CDS encoding DUF6968 family protein, protein MWPDRIRTFQAIGIDEVQALILALKMVHAELLYSQEGRLDELRWLGSKDLGLPNPHNPTSVEGL, encoded by the coding sequence ATTTGGCCGGATCGAATTCGCACTTTCCAAGCCATCGGTATTGATGAGGTGCAGGCGCTGATCCTTGCGTTGAAGATGGTGCATGCCGAACTGCTCTATTCACAGGAAGGGAGGCTCGACGAATTACGATGGCTCGGTTCGAAAGATTTAGGATTACCTAACCCACACAATCCGACTTCGGTAGAAGGCTTATAG
- a CDS encoding L,D-transpeptidase encodes MSYGRTWVLSAFIALSFSSPAYANNPLNSGPLADFLNIFHQQAIPPQVVVWKHPQFKKGDIVISTTERRLYYVLGDGQAIEYGVGVGREGFSWSGTKTVSRKREWPDWTPPAAMLKRRPDLPRHMAGGMDNPLGARALYLGSSEYRIHGSNEEDTIGAAVSSGCIRMTNRDVIDLYNKVKVGTKVVVLK; translated from the coding sequence ATGAGTTACGGACGTACATGGGTTCTATCAGCTTTCATCGCGCTCTCATTCAGTTCGCCGGCGTATGCGAATAACCCGCTTAACAGCGGGCCCTTGGCCGACTTCCTCAACATCTTTCATCAGCAGGCCATACCGCCGCAGGTCGTCGTCTGGAAACATCCGCAATTCAAGAAAGGCGATATCGTCATCTCGACCACGGAGCGCCGGCTCTATTATGTGCTCGGCGATGGCCAAGCCATCGAATATGGCGTCGGCGTGGGGCGCGAAGGCTTCAGCTGGTCGGGCACGAAGACGGTCTCGCGCAAGCGCGAATGGCCGGATTGGACGCCGCCCGCCGCCATGCTGAAGCGCCGCCCCGATCTGCCGCGCCATATGGCGGGCGGCATGGACAATCCGCTCGGCGCGCGCGCACTTTATCTCGGCTCGTCCGAGTACCGCATTCATGGTTCGAACGAAGAGGACACGATCGGCGCCGCCGTTTCGTCCGGCTGCATCAGAATGACGAACCGCGACGTCATCGATCTCTACAACAAGGTCAAGGTCGGCACCAAGGTCGTTGTGCTGAAGTGA
- a CDS encoding DUF427 domain-containing protein, giving the protein MTVNTMKLPGADHPITIERNPAHVTVSVAGKVIADTKEALILRESTYPAVIYIPRKDADMSLLERTDLSTYCPYKGDASYYSLPQIGGDKAANAVWTYEQPYESVAAIKGHLAFYADRVLIVEEPVA; this is encoded by the coding sequence ATGACGGTGAACACCATGAAACTTCCTGGAGCGGATCATCCGATCACGATCGAGCGCAATCCCGCGCATGTGACCGTCTCCGTCGCAGGCAAAGTGATCGCCGATACGAAAGAGGCTTTGATTTTGCGCGAATCCACCTATCCGGCGGTTATCTACATTCCGCGCAAGGACGCCGACATGTCGCTCCTGGAGCGGACGGATCTTTCCACCTATTGCCCCTATAAAGGCGATGCCTCCTATTACAGCCTCCCGCAGATCGGCGGGGACAAGGCCGCCAATGCGGTCTGGACCTATGAGCAACCTTACGAGTCCGTCGCGGCGATCAAGGGCCATCTGGCTTTTTATGCCGATCGCGTCCTGATTGTCGAAGAGCCTGTGGCTTAA
- a CDS encoding NADH:flavin oxidoreductase/NADH oxidase has protein sequence MSALFSPITLRSLTLRNRVTVSPMCQYSAENGEANSWHMVHMNTMALSGAAMFCIEATHVEPEGRITPGCLGLYNDATEDALRPILAAIRKHSKAAVAMQIAHAGRKGSSYKPWEGGKQIPLDDGGWVTYAPSAVPHREGELLPQALDAAGIKRVRDAFVATAQRAARLGIDALEIHGAHGYLIHEFLSPIANHRTDGYGGSLENRMRLALEVFEAVRAVFPAEKPVGFRVSGTDWVEGGWDLEQTIALAKELQKRGVDWIDVSSGGVSPLQKIPIGPGYQVPLAEGVKAATGLTTFSVGLITEPKQAEEIVASGKADLVSLARGMLYDPRWAWHAAAALGGTVDAPPQYWRAPPHGVKGLFGDIVDGNR, from the coding sequence ATGAGCGCATTGTTCTCCCCCATCACGTTGCGGAGCCTGACGCTCCGCAACCGCGTCACCGTCTCGCCCATGTGCCAATATTCGGCCGAAAACGGCGAGGCCAATTCATGGCATATGGTTCATATGAACACGATGGCGCTTTCGGGCGCCGCCATGTTCTGCATCGAGGCGACGCATGTCGAACCGGAGGGCCGCATCACGCCCGGTTGCCTCGGTCTTTACAATGATGCCACGGAAGACGCGCTGCGGCCGATCCTGGCCGCGATCCGCAAGCACTCCAAGGCCGCTGTCGCGATGCAGATCGCACATGCTGGCCGTAAGGGCTCGAGCTACAAGCCCTGGGAAGGCGGCAAGCAGATCCCGCTCGATGACGGCGGCTGGGTGACCTATGCGCCTTCCGCCGTTCCGCATCGCGAGGGCGAGCTGCTGCCGCAAGCGCTCGACGCGGCCGGGATCAAACGGGTGCGCGACGCCTTCGTTGCAACGGCGCAACGTGCCGCGCGGCTCGGCATAGATGCGCTCGAGATCCATGGCGCGCATGGCTATCTCATCCATGAATTTCTCTCGCCCATCGCTAATCATCGCACCGACGGCTATGGCGGCTCGCTTGAAAACCGCATGCGGCTCGCGCTTGAAGTGTTCGAGGCCGTGCGCGCCGTTTTCCCGGCCGAGAAGCCGGTCGGCTTCCGCGTCTCGGGAACCGATTGGGTCGAGGGCGGCTGGGATCTCGAACAAACCATCGCCCTTGCCAAGGAGCTGCAAAAGCGCGGCGTCGATTGGATCGATGTCTCGTCAGGCGGCGTATCGCCCTTGCAGAAAATCCCGATCGGGCCTGGCTATCAGGTGCCCTTGGCGGAAGGCGTGAAGGCGGCAACGGGCCTTACGACATTCTCGGTCGGATTGATCACCGAGCCCAAGCAGGCGGAAGAGATCGTCGCAAGCGGCAAGGCCGATCTCGTCTCGCTGGCGCGCGGCATGCTCTACGATCCGCGTTGGGCCTGGCATGCGGCAGCCGCGCTTGGAGGTACCGTCGATGCGCCGCCGCAATATTGGCGCGCGCCGCCGCATGGGGTAAAGGGCCTCTTCGGCGACATTGTCGACGGGAACAGGTAG
- a CDS encoding arsenic transporter, giving the protein MNASLSLVQILTWVIAGAATLGVILRPWNLPEALWAVLGAVLLLVFGLLPAEAALTGIAKGTDVYLFLTGMMLLAEVARQEGLFDWLAAIAARSAKGSAHRLFFFIYVVGAFVTAFLSNDATAVVLTPAVAAAVKTAKAEEPLPYLLICAFIANAASFVLPISNPANLVIYGNHMPPLMAWLTHYGLASCLSIAATFAVLRWTQSKNLKQKIATDVSLPDLSRAGKIAAVGIAMTAAVLLAASAFDIQLGLPTAIAGAATAAVVLIGERKAPWQMIKDISWGVLPLVAGLFVLVEALDHTGLIHALSTFLSEQSARSAEATAWGSGIAIAFISNLMNNLSAGLIAGGAIQSAHVPDQITRAILIGVDLGPNLSVTGSLATILWLTALRREGQNVNAITFLKLGVLVMPPALLLALAGAITFR; this is encoded by the coding sequence ATGAACGCAAGCCTCTCGCTCGTACAGATTTTGACCTGGGTCATTGCCGGCGCGGCCACGCTCGGCGTCATCCTTCGGCCCTGGAACCTGCCCGAAGCTTTGTGGGCGGTTCTCGGCGCGGTGCTTCTGCTTGTCTTTGGCCTATTGCCGGCGGAAGCTGCGCTGACCGGTATCGCGAAGGGCACGGACGTCTATCTCTTCTTGACCGGCATGATGCTGCTTGCCGAAGTCGCCCGGCAGGAAGGCCTGTTCGATTGGCTCGCCGCCATTGCGGCGCGAAGCGCCAAGGGCTCGGCGCATCGGCTCTTCTTTTTCATTTACGTGGTCGGAGCGTTCGTCACGGCCTTTCTGTCGAATGACGCGACGGCCGTCGTCTTGACGCCCGCGGTAGCCGCGGCGGTCAAGACCGCCAAAGCCGAAGAGCCCCTGCCCTATCTGTTGATCTGCGCCTTTATCGCCAATGCGGCCTCTTTCGTCTTGCCCATTTCCAACCCCGCCAATCTCGTCATCTATGGAAACCATATGCCGCCGCTGATGGCGTGGCTGACGCATTATGGGCTCGCCTCGTGCCTTTCGATTGCCGCGACTTTCGCGGTCCTGCGCTGGACGCAGAGCAAAAATTTGAAACAGAAGATCGCCACGGATGTTTCCCTGCCGGATCTGTCGCGCGCGGGGAAAATAGCCGCCGTCGGCATCGCGATGACCGCGGCGGTCTTGCTCGCCGCTTCCGCCTTCGACATTCAGCTCGGCCTGCCGACGGCGATCGCGGGCGCGGCGACGGCGGCGGTCGTTCTGATCGGCGAACGAAAAGCCCCTTGGCAGATGATTAAAGACATCTCATGGGGCGTGCTGCCGCTCGTCGCAGGTCTCTTCGTGCTCGTCGAAGCGCTCGACCATACGGGTCTCATTCATGCGCTGAGTACATTTCTGAGTGAGCAAAGCGCGCGCTCCGCCGAGGCTACAGCCTGGGGCTCAGGCATCGCCATCGCCTTCATCAGCAATCTGATGAACAATCTGTCTGCGGGCCTCATCGCCGGCGGCGCAATTCAAAGCGCGCACGTGCCCGATCAGATCACGCGTGCGATTTTGATCGGCGTCGATCTCGGCCCGAATCTTTCGGTGACAGGATCGCTTGCGACAATCCTCTGGCTCACCGCCTTGCGGCGCGAAGGCCAGAACGTCAACGCGATCACATTTCTGAAACTGGGCGTCCTCGTCATGCCGCCCGCGCTCCTCCTCGCACTCGCAGGCGCGATCACTTTTCGTTGA
- a CDS encoding cupin domain-containing protein translates to MKHMKQLPFALTLGLILLAPPSGALENSPVTIHPVLSTSETSSGQKIVLPQKDAHISVSVYDIAAGAVLPEHLHPFPRYGYVLSGTLQVVNTENGKVDEYKTGDFIVESVDQWHQGANIGQEPVKLLVIDMTEGENKNTVLK, encoded by the coding sequence ATGAAACATATGAAGCAATTGCCGTTTGCCCTGACCCTTGGCCTCATCCTCCTCGCGCCGCCGAGCGGGGCGTTGGAGAACAGCCCCGTCACGATACATCCGGTGCTGTCGACCTCCGAGACGTCGAGCGGGCAAAAGATCGTGCTGCCGCAGAAAGATGCGCATATCAGCGTGTCGGTCTACGACATCGCGGCGGGCGCGGTGCTGCCAGAGCACCTGCATCCCTTTCCGCGCTACGGCTATGTCCTGTCCGGGACCTTGCAAGTGGTCAACACCGAGAATGGCAAGGTCGATGAATATAAGACCGGCGATTTCATCGTGGAATCGGTCGATCAATGGCACCAGGGCGCGAATATCGGACAAGAGCCCGTCAAACTCCTGGTGATCGACATGACCGAGGGCGAGAACAAGAACACGGTGCTGAAATAG
- a CDS encoding serine protease, whose protein sequence is MTQMTGSAARVRDGFLKNFRCGNLFYALTIASLMSGGAVLEAQAAPQIVGGTTAEIADFPYQAGLSLGPRHDDKGDHYYRCGASLISSRWILTAAHCFVDYDFTSHHSIAWTDPSLVLVRMGANDFHSPNAIHPAVSKVLPSEDYDPADATIVFHENDIALIKLAEPLTSETPVALNSQADLSGEAIATGWGRTTEHGTDSDLLMKVTLPLVSNSICRKTEKNETITDEMLCAGRDAGGVGTCQGDSGGPLVQTQRQADGTSRKVQIGITSFGTGCARPHEYDVYTRVSSYVNWVAMTIIRNDIDESGIDRLTDMSWIDAALTADHVKSIARASYDSNATFQPELAEKLVGLWRVQSSLGNRFKTLSVDQFKLVASASVDKKLHVDTKLANDLIQSFTPADPILSGVLSADQIRMYHLNVALMKTSAFGYYQAVILMKDGTVVVLGKYPPDVRQAKMVLVKDPALAKYVDVIAVGVSGVKSYALKRSGELLVADFVNPLNDRWPDACTDDC, encoded by the coding sequence ATGACCCAGATGACCGGCAGCGCCGCCAGGGTTCGGGACGGCTTTCTTAAAAATTTTCGCTGTGGCAATCTATTTTATGCTCTGACGATCGCATCGCTTATGTCGGGCGGAGCGGTCCTGGAAGCGCAAGCCGCGCCGCAGATTGTCGGCGGCACCACGGCCGAGATCGCCGACTTTCCCTACCAAGCCGGTCTGTCGCTTGGTCCGAGACATGACGATAAAGGCGATCACTATTACAGATGTGGCGCATCCCTCATATCGAGCCGTTGGATCCTGACGGCGGCGCATTGCTTCGTCGATTACGACTTCACCAGTCATCATAGCATTGCTTGGACCGATCCCAGTCTTGTCCTCGTCAGGATGGGCGCCAATGACTTTCATTCGCCCAACGCGATACACCCGGCAGTCAGCAAAGTGCTGCCGAGCGAGGATTACGATCCGGCCGACGCCACTATCGTCTTTCACGAAAACGATATCGCTTTGATCAAACTGGCCGAACCACTGACCTCCGAAACTCCGGTCGCGCTCAATTCCCAAGCGGATCTCTCGGGGGAGGCGATTGCTACAGGATGGGGTAGAACAACTGAGCATGGGACAGACTCCGATCTTCTGATGAAGGTCACACTGCCGCTCGTCTCGAACAGCATCTGCCGCAAAACGGAGAAAAACGAGACGATCACCGATGAAATGCTATGTGCGGGCCGCGACGCAGGTGGCGTAGGCACCTGCCAGGGAGACAGCGGCGGCCCGCTTGTCCAGACCCAACGCCAAGCGGACGGCACGTCTCGCAAAGTCCAGATCGGCATTACGTCTTTCGGTACGGGATGCGCCCGGCCGCATGAATATGACGTCTATACGCGGGTCAGTTCTTATGTGAATTGGGTTGCGATGACGATCATCCGCAACGACATTGACGAAAGCGGGATCGATCGTCTCACCGATATGAGCTGGATCGACGCGGCGCTTACGGCCGATCATGTCAAATCGATCGCCCGGGCCAGTTACGATTCCAATGCCACGTTTCAGCCGGAGCTTGCGGAAAAACTGGTTGGACTTTGGCGCGTTCAATCGAGCCTCGGGAATCGATTCAAGACACTATCGGTCGATCAGTTCAAACTGGTGGCGAGTGCCAGCGTCGACAAAAAACTGCATGTCGACACCAAGCTTGCCAACGACTTGATTCAAAGCTTCACGCCGGCTGATCCCATCCTATCGGGCGTACTCTCGGCTGACCAAATACGGATGTACCATTTGAATGTTGCGTTGATGAAGACATCGGCTTTTGGTTACTACCAGGCCGTCATTTTGATGAAAGACGGCACGGTTGTGGTTTTGGGGAAATACCCCCCGGATGTTCGGCAGGCCAAGATGGTGTTGGTGAAAGATCCGGCGCTTGCAAAATATGTCGACGTGATCGCCGTTGGCGTGTCGGGCGTGAAAAGCTACGCGTTGAAGCGCAGTGGAGAGCTATTGGTCGCCGATTTCGTCAATCCTCTAAACGATAGATGGCCTGACGCCTGCACGGATGATTGTTGA
- a CDS encoding L,D-transpeptidase, whose amino-acid sequence MIMDHGIADAGENDEGARLQLRSGLLNRRSFLIGSAASLGTLGLAGCVSDDDRLRAEAAKLYGPVPTEKFPIPAADLSKVDPKYFRQTVRYASNEAPGTIIVDPSHYYVYRIEGDGNATRYGANVGRSGFLWSGEAYVGRKSEWPIWTPPKEMIARQPEARQYAGGMPPGLDNPLGARTLHLYQNGVYTLYTIYSTSDPETIGTNITSGCTGLLTQDMLDLYPRTPVKTKVIVLPA is encoded by the coding sequence ATGATCATGGACCATGGAATTGCCGATGCCGGCGAGAATGACGAGGGAGCTCGGCTTCAGCTTCGGTCGGGGCTTCTGAACCGCCGGTCGTTTCTGATCGGTTCCGCAGCCAGTCTCGGCACGCTCGGGCTCGCCGGTTGCGTGTCAGATGATGATCGGCTCCGTGCCGAGGCGGCCAAGCTCTACGGGCCGGTGCCCACCGAGAAATTCCCGATCCCGGCGGCCGATCTCAGCAAGGTCGATCCGAAATATTTTCGGCAGACCGTGCGCTACGCCAGCAATGAAGCGCCCGGTACGATTATCGTCGATCCCAGCCATTATTATGTTTACCGCATCGAAGGCGACGGAAACGCCACCCGCTATGGCGCCAATGTCGGCCGCTCGGGGTTCCTGTGGAGCGGCGAGGCTTATGTCGGGCGCAAGTCCGAATGGCCCATCTGGACGCCGCCTAAGGAGATGATCGCGCGCCAGCCGGAGGCGCGCCAATATGCCGGCGGGATGCCGCCAGGTCTCGACAATCCGCTCGGCGCCCGCACGCTCCACCTCTATCAGAACGGCGTTTACACGCTCTACACGATCTACAGCACCAGCGATCCCGAGACGATCGGGACCAATATTACGAGCGGCTGTACCGGCCTCCTCACGCAGGACATGCTCGACCTCTATCCCCGAACGCCAGTCAAGACGAAAGTGATCGTCCTGCCGGCATAG
- the grxC gene encoding glutaredoxin 3 gives MAEIEMYATQTCDYCADARTLFKKKGVTYKEIDVTGSKELRKEMTKRANGGDTVPQIFIDGKHIGGYDDMRAMDKKGLLDPLLGKTA, from the coding sequence ATGGCTGAAATTGAAATGTATGCGACGCAGACCTGCGACTATTGCGCGGACGCGAGAACCTTATTCAAAAAGAAAGGCGTGACCTATAAGGAAATCGACGTGACCGGGTCGAAGGAGCTGCGCAAGGAGATGACCAAGCGCGCCAATGGCGGCGACACGGTCCCGCAAATCTTCATCGATGGCAAACATATCGGGGGCTACGACGATATGCGTGCGATGGACAAAAAAGGCTTGCTCGATCCGCTGCTCGGCAAGACCGCATAG
- a CDS encoding helix-turn-helix domain-containing protein has translation MKNHELVRQFGLEVKRRRTELGITQEVFADISGLHRTYISGIERGDRNPTIDIVFTIARALKCEPIDILPKLSNQK, from the coding sequence GTGAAAAATCATGAACTCGTCAGACAGTTTGGTCTTGAGGTCAAACGTCGCCGAACAGAACTGGGTATAACCCAAGAGGTGTTTGCGGATATTTCCGGTCTTCATCGCACGTATATAAGCGGTATCGAGCGTGGCGATAGAAATCCAACTATCGATATAGTTTTTACCATCGCCCGTGCTCTCAAGTGTGAGCCAATCGATATTTTGCCCAAGCTAAGTAATCAAAAATGA
- a CDS encoding N-6 DNA methylase, producing the protein MQLALSNDNTEQLFRDLYYHLYSNSTVSRSERILSDLSKLILISIGYAKRSILLEVSLFTAGTASANLILLPALARLYPTSITLDDRFTLDDSALRHAFSLLQKIDLVSSPSHTFGDAFQALMGPRLRGDKGQFFTPRSVVRSMVDILAPEAGSRVIDPACGTGGFLSAVLDNWKRNGSSGTVIGIDKDHDLSLLASALSTIHDQSGDVRVHNANSLSFDQISAKNVSLESFDYVLTNPPFGAKIGVTDKATLEQFALGHVWDHTADGWQQASVVRASQDPQVLFIELCIRLLKKGGRMAIVLPEGIFGNAGAGYIWDYIRANGQIEGLIDCPRTTFQPGTDTKTNILLFKRTPVQQKNNNCWVAVAYTCGHDKRGRSVKLDGRLVQDDFAVIANDWRAADKYRKVWNLATLKDPYYLVPRYYDQRLSEDVERDAEQLSAGVVSLGELVDLKLLSIRKGHEVGSDAYGTGDIPFVRTSDIHNFEVSYDPTNCVSEEFFLQYANQQKLKSGDILMVVDGRYKIGRCAILHEWSVRCIIQSHLRIISISAKAKFSPMALLYSLSLPSVQREIRRLVFIQSTLGGLGRRINEIRIPDPRASSLWGDTLSRFQEAVAERARHSAYLQGFGYEVEL; encoded by the coding sequence ATGCAGCTCGCGCTTTCAAATGATAATACAGAGCAGCTATTTCGTGATCTTTATTATCATCTGTACTCAAATAGTACGGTATCTCGAAGTGAAAGAATATTATCAGACTTATCTAAGTTAATACTGATATCAATAGGCTATGCCAAACGAAGCATACTTTTAGAGGTTTCACTTTTTACAGCTGGAACCGCCTCTGCAAACTTAATACTATTACCAGCATTAGCTCGGCTGTACCCTACATCTATAACATTAGACGACCGTTTCACCCTCGATGACAGCGCCTTGCGCCATGCTTTCAGCTTACTACAGAAAATCGATCTAGTTTCCTCGCCATCCCATACATTTGGTGATGCATTTCAAGCTCTCATGGGACCTCGACTTAGGGGTGACAAAGGGCAGTTCTTCACGCCGCGGTCAGTCGTCCGATCAATGGTCGATATTCTTGCACCGGAAGCAGGGAGCAGAGTCATCGACCCCGCGTGTGGGACCGGTGGCTTTTTGTCTGCTGTTCTCGATAATTGGAAGCGCAATGGTTCATCTGGGACGGTGATTGGTATCGACAAGGACCATGACCTTTCGCTGCTTGCGTCGGCTCTCTCGACCATTCATGACCAATCCGGGGATGTCCGCGTTCACAACGCCAATTCACTTTCTTTCGATCAGATAAGCGCGAAAAATGTATCATTGGAAAGTTTCGATTACGTTCTGACCAATCCACCGTTTGGAGCAAAAATCGGCGTCACAGATAAGGCGACACTTGAACAATTCGCTCTTGGTCATGTCTGGGACCATACGGCTGATGGATGGCAACAAGCTTCTGTAGTCCGCGCTTCGCAGGACCCGCAAGTGCTCTTCATCGAACTTTGCATTCGGCTCCTTAAGAAAGGTGGCCGCATGGCAATAGTATTACCGGAGGGCATTTTCGGGAATGCTGGAGCCGGATACATCTGGGACTACATCCGGGCCAATGGCCAAATTGAAGGTCTGATTGATTGCCCGCGCACGACCTTTCAGCCAGGTACGGATACAAAGACGAACATTCTTCTTTTCAAGCGCACCCCAGTGCAACAAAAGAACAATAACTGCTGGGTTGCCGTTGCTTACACATGCGGCCACGATAAACGCGGCCGAAGTGTGAAGCTAGACGGACGGCTTGTACAAGATGATTTCGCCGTAATTGCGAATGACTGGCGCGCAGCAGACAAGTATCGCAAAGTATGGAACTTGGCTACGCTTAAAGATCCTTATTATCTTGTACCGCGTTATTACGACCAACGCTTGTCGGAGGATGTTGAGCGCGACGCAGAACAATTGTCGGCTGGCGTAGTGTCTCTTGGCGAACTCGTAGACCTAAAACTTCTCTCGATTCGTAAAGGTCATGAGGTCGGCTCCGATGCTTATGGTACAGGAGATATCCCGTTTGTACGGACGTCTGACATCCATAATTTTGAAGTCTCTTATGATCCTACGAATTGTGTAAGCGAAGAGTTTTTCCTTCAATACGCCAATCAACAAAAGCTCAAATCTGGCGACATTCTTATGGTCGTCGACGGTCGCTACAAAATTGGTCGCTGCGCAATTCTTCACGAATGGTCTGTGCGCTGCATCATCCAAAGTCACCTGCGAATAATCTCCATATCTGCAAAGGCTAAATTTTCACCTATGGCACTTTTGTATAGCCTCTCCCTCCCGAGCGTTCAGCGCGAAATTCGTCGGCTGGTTTTTATCCAGTCAACATTGGGAGGATTGGGCCGCCGCATTAACGAAATTAGAATTCCGGACCCACGCGCGAGCAGCCTTTGGGGCGATACTCTTTCGCGCTTCCAAGAAGCCGTTGCGGAACGCGCTCGCCATTCAGCATATCTTCAAGGCTTCGGTTATGAAGTCGAGCTATGA
- a CDS encoding M48 family metallopeptidase: MLGLKPRHAPRITEVSFIDVSHAGSSYRVLLKRVATARRFTLRVRAATRDVILTMPPRSSLISAKTFAERHAAWIGARLDRLPAPKHFGAGEHVPLRGTLHKIVHRPAVRGTVWIEPAKTPDTVPLLCVSGEAPHLPRRVHDYLVREAKRDIEHAVMRHSAKIGVSPRKITLRDTTSRWGSCSSTGSLNFSWRLIMAPGFVLNYLAAHEVAHLMHMDHSPPFWKVASKLTPDVDRAEAWLKANGTSLLRFSPPG, translated from the coding sequence ATGCTAGGCCTCAAACCCAGACACGCGCCGCGCATCACCGAAGTGAGCTTCATCGATGTCTCACATGCGGGATCGTCCTATCGCGTTTTATTGAAGCGCGTCGCAACCGCGCGGCGTTTCACGCTGCGCGTGCGCGCGGCGACGCGCGATGTGATTCTCACAATGCCGCCGCGCTCGTCGCTCATCAGCGCCAAGACTTTTGCCGAACGTCACGCCGCCTGGATCGGCGCGCGTCTCGATCGTCTGCCCGCGCCGAAACATTTTGGTGCAGGCGAACATGTGCCGCTGCGCGGAACCTTGCACAAGATCGTGCATCGGCCGGCCGTGCGGGGAACAGTATGGATCGAGCCCGCCAAGACGCCCGACACGGTGCCTTTGCTTTGCGTCAGCGGAGAGGCGCCGCATCTCCCGCGCCGCGTGCATGATTATCTGGTGCGCGAAGCCAAGCGCGATATCGAACATGCGGTGATGCGCCATAGCGCGAAGATCGGCGTCAGTCCGCGCAAGATCACGTTGCGCGATACGACGAGCCGCTGGGGCTCGTGTTCATCAACTGGCTCTTTGAATTTTTCCTGGCGGCTCATCATGGCGCCGGGCTTTGTGTTGAACTATCTCGCCGCGCATGAAGTGGCGCATCTGATGCACATGGATCATTCGCCGCCGTTCTGGAAAGTGGCCAGCAAGCTCACGCCCGACGTCGATCGCGCCGAAGCCTGGTTGAAGGCCAATGGCACGAGCCTGTTGCGGTTTTCACCGCCGGGGTGA